In Capsicum annuum cultivar UCD-10X-F1 chromosome 7, UCD10Xv1.1, whole genome shotgun sequence, one genomic interval encodes:
- the LOC107877859 gene encoding alpha/beta hydrolase domain-containing protein WAV2 isoform X3, which translates to MYRSCLDSQSHIQLLPLGFGFSMKMFGSDLRTGFVFMLGSSNSSLTAEYFGFAGPTIIFFQENAGNIAHRLEMVGIMLQRLQCNVFMLSYRGYGASDGCPSQHGITKDAQAALDHLVQRNDIDTSRIVVFGRSLGGAVGSVLTKNNPDKVAGLILENTFTSILDMAGVLLPFLKWIIGGSGSKGFKLLNFVVRSPWNTVDVIGEIKQPILFLSGLQDEMVPPFHMQMLYAKAAAHNRQCLFVEFPNGMHMDTWLAGGDHYWRTIQNFLEETVPETKDDDSKKDKELSSKQNVSSDFVPS; encoded by the exons ATGTACCGGTCTTGCCTGGACTCACAAAGTCATATACAATTACTCCCGCTCGGCTTCGGCTTCTCTATGAAGATGTTTGGCTCAGATCTTCGGACGGGGTTCGTCTTCATGCTTGGTTCATCAAACTCTTCCCTGACTGCCGAG TATTTTGGTTTTGCAGGTCCAACTATTATCTTTTTTCAAGAGAATGCAGGAA ATATTGCACACCGTCTTGAAATGGTTGGCATAATGTTGCAACGTCTGCAATGCAATGTTTTTATGCTTTCCTACCGAGG TTACGGAGCCAGTGATGGATGCCCTTCTCAACACGGGATCACCAAGGATGCTCAG GCTGCACTGGATCACTTAGTTCAGAGGAACGATATTGACACATCAAGAATAGTAGTCTTTGGAAGGTCACTTGGAGGAGCTGTTGGATCTGTTCTTACCAAAAACAATCCTGACAAG GTCGCTGGGCTCATTTTGGAGAATACTTTCACCTCTATCCTGGATATGGCTGGAGTTCTCTTGCCATTCTTGAAGTGGATCATTGGGGGAAGTGGCTCAAAGGGTTTCAAACTTCTTAATTTTGTTGTTCGATCTCCATGGAATACAGTTGATGTCATTGGTGAG ATCAAGCAACCAATCCTTTTCTTATCTGGATTACAAGATGAGATGGTTCCACCATTCCACATGCAGATGTTATATGCAAAGGCAGCTGCACACAACAGGCAGTGCTTATTTGTGGAATTTCCTAATGGGATGCACATGGATACCTGGTTGGCAGGTGGTGATCACTATTGGAGGACAATTCAGAATTTTTTGGAAGAAACTGTCCCAGAGACGAAGGATGATGATTCAAAGAAGGATAAGGAATTGTCCTCCAAGCAAAATG TATCTTCAGATTTCGTTCCAAGCTGA
- the LOC107877859 gene encoding alpha/beta hydrolase domain-containing protein WAV2 isoform X2, with the protein MVSYVSLLLYGVGGIVVAGMAILVAFQEKLVYVPVLPGLTKSYTITPARLRLLYEDVWLRSSDGVRLHAWFIKLFPDCRGPTIIFFQENAGNIAHRLEMVGIMLQRLQCNVFMLSYRGYGASDGCPSQHGITKDAQAALDHLVQRNDIDTSRIVVFGRSLGGAVGSVLTKNNPDKVAGLILENTFTSILDMAGVLLPFLKWIIGGSGSKGFKLLNFVVRSPWNTVDVIGEIKQPILFLSGLQDEMVPPFHMQMLYAKAAAHNRQCLFVEFPNGMHMDTWLAGGDHYWRTIQNFLEETVPETKDDDSKKDKELSSKQNATKST; encoded by the exons atggtgTCGTACGTGAGCTTGTTGCTGTACGGAGTAGGAGGGATAGTGGTGGCCGGGATGGCAATACTGGTCGCCTTTCAGGAAAAACTTGTGTATGTACCGGTCTTGCCTGGACTCACAAAGTCATATACAATTACTCCCGCTCGGCTTCGGCTTCTCTATGAAGATGTTTGGCTCAGATCTTCGGACGGGGTTCGTCTTCATGCTTGGTTCATCAAACTCTTCCCTGACTGCCGAG GTCCAACTATTATCTTTTTTCAAGAGAATGCAGGAA ATATTGCACACCGTCTTGAAATGGTTGGCATAATGTTGCAACGTCTGCAATGCAATGTTTTTATGCTTTCCTACCGAGG TTACGGAGCCAGTGATGGATGCCCTTCTCAACACGGGATCACCAAGGATGCTCAG GCTGCACTGGATCACTTAGTTCAGAGGAACGATATTGACACATCAAGAATAGTAGTCTTTGGAAGGTCACTTGGAGGAGCTGTTGGATCTGTTCTTACCAAAAACAATCCTGACAAG GTCGCTGGGCTCATTTTGGAGAATACTTTCACCTCTATCCTGGATATGGCTGGAGTTCTCTTGCCATTCTTGAAGTGGATCATTGGGGGAAGTGGCTCAAAGGGTTTCAAACTTCTTAATTTTGTTGTTCGATCTCCATGGAATACAGTTGATGTCATTGGTGAG ATCAAGCAACCAATCCTTTTCTTATCTGGATTACAAGATGAGATGGTTCCACCATTCCACATGCAGATGTTATATGCAAAGGCAGCTGCACACAACAGGCAGTGCTTATTTGTGGAATTTCCTAATGGGATGCACATGGATACCTGGTTGGCAGGTGGTGATCACTATTGGAGGACAATTCAGAATTTTTTGGAAGAAACTGTCCCAGAGACGAAGGATGATGATTCAAAGAAGGATAAGGAATTGTCCTCCAAGCAAAATG CGACCAAGAGCACTTAG
- the LOC107877859 gene encoding alpha/beta hydrolase domain-containing protein WAV2 isoform X1: MVSYVSLLLYGVGGIVVAGMAILVAFQEKLVYVPVLPGLTKSYTITPARLRLLYEDVWLRSSDGVRLHAWFIKLFPDCRGPTIIFFQENAGNIAHRLEMVGIMLQRLQCNVFMLSYRGYGASDGCPSQHGITKDAQAALDHLVQRNDIDTSRIVVFGRSLGGAVGSVLTKNNPDKVAGLILENTFTSILDMAGVLLPFLKWIIGGSGSKGFKLLNFVVRSPWNTVDVIGEIKQPILFLSGLQDEMVPPFHMQMLYAKAAAHNRQCLFVEFPNGMHMDTWLAGGDHYWRTIQNFLEETVPETKDDDSKKDKELSSKQNVSSDFVPS; this comes from the exons atggtgTCGTACGTGAGCTTGTTGCTGTACGGAGTAGGAGGGATAGTGGTGGCCGGGATGGCAATACTGGTCGCCTTTCAGGAAAAACTTGTGTATGTACCGGTCTTGCCTGGACTCACAAAGTCATATACAATTACTCCCGCTCGGCTTCGGCTTCTCTATGAAGATGTTTGGCTCAGATCTTCGGACGGGGTTCGTCTTCATGCTTGGTTCATCAAACTCTTCCCTGACTGCCGAG GTCCAACTATTATCTTTTTTCAAGAGAATGCAGGAA ATATTGCACACCGTCTTGAAATGGTTGGCATAATGTTGCAACGTCTGCAATGCAATGTTTTTATGCTTTCCTACCGAGG TTACGGAGCCAGTGATGGATGCCCTTCTCAACACGGGATCACCAAGGATGCTCAG GCTGCACTGGATCACTTAGTTCAGAGGAACGATATTGACACATCAAGAATAGTAGTCTTTGGAAGGTCACTTGGAGGAGCTGTTGGATCTGTTCTTACCAAAAACAATCCTGACAAG GTCGCTGGGCTCATTTTGGAGAATACTTTCACCTCTATCCTGGATATGGCTGGAGTTCTCTTGCCATTCTTGAAGTGGATCATTGGGGGAAGTGGCTCAAAGGGTTTCAAACTTCTTAATTTTGTTGTTCGATCTCCATGGAATACAGTTGATGTCATTGGTGAG ATCAAGCAACCAATCCTTTTCTTATCTGGATTACAAGATGAGATGGTTCCACCATTCCACATGCAGATGTTATATGCAAAGGCAGCTGCACACAACAGGCAGTGCTTATTTGTGGAATTTCCTAATGGGATGCACATGGATACCTGGTTGGCAGGTGGTGATCACTATTGGAGGACAATTCAGAATTTTTTGGAAGAAACTGTCCCAGAGACGAAGGATGATGATTCAAAGAAGGATAAGGAATTGTCCTCCAAGCAAAATG TATCTTCAGATTTCGTTCCAAGCTGA